A region from the Malus domestica chromosome 07, GDT2T_hap1 genome encodes:
- the LOC139197854 gene encoding uncharacterized protein: protein MKNDQVVTDQSHKPRRAKSREVSSWFLSSPTTTETTTLPSPNHPILPVRRKPVSPFSDDRKPKTQLDDSGPTRGLWPSSNSSHKKLDTLADHLGNDRREDRIQRKDSIFDRGRSCMQLVMSPFNFLFRALSFKPSQGGN from the exons ATGAAGAACGATCAAGTGGTGACAGACCAATCCCACAAACCCAGAAGAGCTAAATCCCGCGAAGTAAGCTCGTGGTTTCTATCATCGCCAACCACCACAGAAACCACCACGCTCCCCTCGCCGAACCATCCCATCTTGCCGGTCCGGCGCAAACCTGTTTCACCTTTCTCCGATGACCGAAAGCCCAAAACGCAGCTCGACGATTCGGGCCCCACCCGCGGACTATGGCCCTCTTCAAACTCGTCGCACAAGAAGCTCGACACTCTCGCCGACCACCTCGGAAACGACAGGCGCGAAGATCGCATCCAGCGTAAGGATTCAATCTTTGACAGAGGAAGGAGCTGCATGCAG CTGGTGATGTCCCCATTCAATTTCTTGTTTCGAGCTCTATCCTTCAAACCGAGCCAGGGAGGAAACTGA